CAGATACAGCCAACAAGGTCATGCCCTCACAGGTGATACAACCCTCCCAATACATCCCAGTCGGAAGGATACTTTGACCATGCGATAGTTATTTAGGCGAATAGGCTAAAGATGTTTTTAGATATGTCTAAAGCTTGTTGGTGTGGTGGAAGCCATGTTCGGTGAACTGTGGGAGATATTCGTTCTGTCGGTGCGTGATGGGTTCGTGCAGGTGAGCGCGTTCGTTGCAATAACCGTGCTCCTATTCAGTTACGTGCAGTACCGGACCGACGGACGATTGATTGAGCAGCTCGAATCGAATCAGCGCGCACAACCAATCTTCGGTACAATGATGGGGTTGACGCCGGGCTGTGGAGGAGCTATCGTGGTGATGCCGCTGTACATCAGAGGGAGCGTGAGCTTCGGAACGGTCGTTGCGACGCTCATAGCGACGGCTGGCGATTCGGCGTTTGTCATTCTCGCGCTCGCACCCGAGGCAGCGCTTTATGCGTACACCATCGCATTCGGAACCGCAATTCTCTCTGGATACGCCGTCGATCGCGCTGGAATCGGCGTCTCTCGCATCGACCGTGCGGTCAGTGAACTTCGCTCTACCGCAACAGACGGCGGGATGGTGGCCAACGGTGGTGTACACCAATCGCACTCCGAGGAGCGTTCACCAGCGTCACCTGGTGTCGGGAGTCAGGTTCACCACTACGAGGATGTTGAGGGCTGTGAGATTGAGACCGGAACACGCGAATCGCCGTTCATGGAGCGATTGAGCAAGGGCGTGCTCGCACTCTGGTGGATTGTTGCCATCGGCGGACTCGTCGCTGGCGTCACGTACCTCATGCGGGGCGCACCGGATGTGGCACTCGTTGCGAACGTGAGCTTTGCGGGTGCGTTCACTATCTTTGGCATCGTTGGTACTGTTCTCTCGTTCTACCTCTACTTCATTGGACGACGATACATCGGCCACGGGCAACTCAGACGGGCAAAAGATACGTTTGGCACTGTTCACGAGACGTTCACGCATGCTGCGATGGAAACGTCATTCGTGACTGTCTGGGTGCTCGCGGCGTATCTCGTCTACGAGTACAGCGTCGTTCTCTTCAGTCTCGATATCGCGGGAATCGCAGCCGCAGCCGGCGTGCTTGCACCGATCGCGGGTGCTGGTCTCGGGTTGATTCCAGGGTGCGGTCCACAGATCGTCCTCGCCACCGCCTACTCCGAGGGCGCAATCCCGTTCTCTGCGCTTACGGCAAACGCCATCAGTCAGGACGGTGATGCGCTGTTCCCGCTCATTGCGATGGATAAAAAGGCGGCACTCATCGCCTCGATCTACACGACGATCCCCGCACTCATCGTCGGTGTTGTCCTCCATCTCCTGTTCGGTCCGATGTTCAGCTTCGGTGTGCTCGGTGGGTGAACCGCTCCCCACGAGCTGATGAACAAGTTCGACATATCAACAATACTCAACGAAATACTGTTAGCTGTAAGATGACGTTGATCGGTAACCCTGTCTACGAGGCCGATAATAGTGCAGAGTGCTCAGACGCTTTGTGACAATGGCTCAGACGCTTGGCAGCGACGAATGACCTTCTGAACGGTATCAAAATTTTCCTCGCGTGTCCCGTAGACGACCGCATCGGCGTGAGAATCGATCTGGCGAGTCACGTCCACGAGCCGATCGACTTCAGCGTCGGAAGCCGATAATTGGATCGTAAGCGGTACGTCAAGGCCCCTGAGTTCCCGAGCGAACCCTCGAGCCAGCGACTCGACCCAGTACGTCGTCTCATAGCTGATGCTACAAAGCGGAACGAGAAAGCCGTCGACGTGGGCTTTGAGCTTCTGGGGGTCGAGACCAGCACACTCACGAAGATTACCAGGATACGGGTCAGGATACACTGTGACGATTATGTCCCCTGATACCCGGTTCGCTACCTCTTGTACGAATC
The nucleotide sequence above comes from Halocatena marina. Encoded proteins:
- a CDS encoding putative manganese transporter, yielding MFGELWEIFVLSVRDGFVQVSAFVAITVLLFSYVQYRTDGRLIEQLESNQRAQPIFGTMMGLTPGCGGAIVVMPLYIRGSVSFGTVVATLIATAGDSAFVILALAPEAALYAYTIAFGTAILSGYAVDRAGIGVSRIDRAVSELRSTATDGGMVANGGVHQSHSEERSPASPGVGSQVHHYEDVEGCEIETGTRESPFMERLSKGVLALWWIVAIGGLVAGVTYLMRGAPDVALVANVSFAGAFTIFGIVGTVLSFYLYFIGRRYIGHGQLRRAKDTFGTVHETFTHAAMETSFVTVWVLAAYLVYEYSVVLFSLDIAGIAAAAGVLAPIAGAGLGLIPGCGPQIVLATAYSEGAIPFSALTANAISQDGDALFPLIAMDKKAALIASIYTTIPALIVGVVLHLLFGPMFSFGVLGG